GACGTTCGTCGTGGCGAGCCCCTTCGACGTCGTGACCGAGGACGTCATGCCGAGCGGGCCGAAGATTCGCTGCGGGATGAGCGCGTCCCAGCTGCTGCCGGCCGCCTTCCCTGCCGCTTGCCCCGCGGCGAGGAACATCATGTTCTGATATGAATACTTCGATCGGAACGGCGATTCCGGCTTGAGGAAGCGGATGCGGTGAAGCACGTCGTCGCGCGAGATGCCGGAGCCGAGCCAGACGAGCTCACCGCGCGCGATCCCGCTCCGGTGCGTGAGTGCGTCGCGAAGCGTCACCGCCTCGTTCGCTACCGGGTCGTACAGCCTGAACCCCGGTAGATAATCGGACAGATGGTCTTCCCAACGCATCTTGCCGTCGGTGACCAGCATCGCGACGAGTGTCGCCGTGAACGCCTTGGAGCTCGAGCCGATCTCGAAGAGCGTCTGGTCGTTGACGGCCGCGTGGTTTTGCGCGGACAGCGTCCCGAAGCCCTTCGTGTAGACGACCGTATCGTTGCGCACGATCGCCACGCTCATCCCCGGGATCTTCCAGGTCTGAACCGCCTTCGCGATGTACGCGTCGAGTCCGGGATATGGCTCCTGCGCCGCCGCGGCCGACGAGGCGGCGACGACGAGAAGCATCCCGGCGAGGGAAATCCTCGCCGGGCGCGCCGTGTGAAGTTTTGTCACGGTCCCTTCGCGATGCTGGGATTGTTGATTCGCTCGACGTCGGGAAGCGGGAAGCACGTCTCCGTGCCGTAGTTGCCACCGCCCGCGTACGCCGTACCGCTGGCCGGCGTGAACGCCAGGCCGTACCGGCGCAGGTCGCCGAGGCGATGCCCTTCGAGGAACAGCTCGCGGCGACGCTCCTCGATGATCTGCGTCTTGAGCTGCGCGGCGGTCTGCCCCGTTCCGTCGAACGCCGGGAGACCCGTGTGCGTCGCACGCGCCGCGTTGATCGCCGCGACCGAGCCCGGGAGATCACCGGCCGCCGCTTTCGCCTCGGCGACGATCAACTGCGCTTCGGCGTAGCGCGCGACCGGCATCGCCGTCGCGAACGTCGGGTACTTGTCCGGCGTGAAAATCGCCGCGCCCGGCGCCGTGCCATTCTTTCCCGTCGACGTAACGGCGACGCGCGGATCAGCCGCGCCGTTGACCGTCAGGCCGCGGAAGCTCGGGTCCACCGTGGCGAAGCTGCTGTTGTTGATCGTGAAGAAGGAGAAGTTCTGGCGACGGACGTTGACGGCGTCGGGGGACGTGTTGACGATGAACGTCGCCGCGATCGTCGCGGCGTCGGTGCCCGCCGCGGCCACATTGCCCAAATCGAGCTGCGTGCGCGCGCGCCCGAGCGTCGCCAAGCTCACCGTCGTGGGATCGGACGCCGCGGTCGCCGCCACGATCGCCGAATCGAATCTCGACTTGGCCTCGGCGAACACCTGGGCCGGTTGAAGCTCCGGTCCCAGGTTGATCGCCGCCGTGCACATGCCTTCGCCGAGCAGCACGAGGCTGTAGCCGGCGTAGGCGTACGACTGGCCGATGAGCTTCGTGCGGTTGACGCCGGCTGGCATTTGCGCGTCGGTCCAACCCTTGAGGAACGCGATCGCGGTGTCGGCCGACCGCCGAGCGATCGAGAGCGGCGTGTAAATCGCCGGCTGCTGGTTCGCCGAGGTGCAACTGCCCGTCCCGTACGTCGCGCTCGTCGGCAACGTGCGCCGGTCGTAGTCGAAGTTGGCGGCGTTCGAGATGCCGTCAGCCAGTTCGTCGGTAAAGACGCCCGACCCCACGACGTATCGCGAGTAGGCGCATTCGAAGTCGCTGATCGCTCCGTTCACGATGAGCGACGCGTTGAGCGGCGTATACACGGTGGCGGTCGAAAGCGCACCGGGGTTGGACTGGGTCAGCGTCGCGAGATCCGTGCAGGCGGCGACCGCCACCAGCACGATGCCGAAGGCTAGTGTTCGTCGCATAGGTCACCAGGAGAAGTTGAAGGTCACGAGGAAACGCGTGAGCGGCGGAATCACGCCCTGATCGATCGCCGTCGCGCCGTTGTTGCTCGTCGTGCTCTGCGCGGCGCCTTCGGGGTCGATCCCGCGATAGTTCGTCCACGTGTGCAGCTCTCGCGCGGCAAACGTGATGGACGGGTTGGTCACACGCAGGAAGCGAGTCGGAATGAAGTACGTCGCCGAGAGCTCGCGCAGCTTGACGAATGATCCATCCTCCATGAAGGCATCGAGATTGCCATTGATGGCAGCACTGAGGGCGGCGTCAGCCAGGTACGTCGGTGAATACTCGAGCGGGTAGTAATTCGCGCGGCACAGTGGGGCGCCGGCGAGACCATCGCAGCGAATCTCTTCGTTCTGGTTCCAGATCGTGTTGCCGCGACGGCCGTCGACGAGCGCGTACAGCCGCAGCGATTTGCCGAACATCAGCGTGTTGCCGAGCGAGAAGGTCTTCGTGGGCGTCGGGTTGCCGACGTAGACGAACGGCGCCGACGCGCACGCGACCGGCGCTTTCCCGGCCCCGCCGTCGCACAGCACGTTGATCGGCAAGTTGGTCGTGCCATCGCGATCCGCCGAAACGACGCGGCGCGTCCAGAGGCCGCCGATCGGATATCCGACGATGTTGTATTGCCCCGTACTCGCGATCGCGTTCGTGATGTTGCTCTTGATCTCGTTGTGGATCGTCGTGAGGTTGCCCGTCACTTCCCAGCTGAAGTTGCGCCGCTCGATCGCCTGGAGTCGTGCCTCGAGCTCGATGCCGTTGTTGGTGACCTTGCCGAGGTTGACCAACTGACTGCCGGAGAAACCGCTCGACGGCGCGACCGGCTGCTGCACGATTTCGTTCTGCGTCGTCTTGTTGTAGTGCGTGAAGTCGACGCTCAGCCGGTTGAACAGGCCGGCTTCGAAACCGAGCTCTGTTTCCGTGCCACGCTCGGGACGCAAGTCCGCGTTGCCCAAGGTGCTCG
This genomic window from Gemmatimonadaceae bacterium contains:
- a CDS encoding RagB/SusD family nutrient uptake outer membrane protein, coding for MRRTLAFGIVLVAVAACTDLATLTQSNPGALSTATVYTPLNASLIVNGAISDFECAYSRYVVGSGVFTDELADGISNAANFDYDRRTLPTSATYGTGSCTSANQQPAIYTPLSIARRSADTAIAFLKGWTDAQMPAGVNRTKLIGQSYAYAGYSLVLLGEGMCTAAINLGPELQPAQVFAEAKSRFDSAIVAATAASDPTTVSLATLGRARTQLDLGNVAAAGTDAATIAATFIVNTSPDAVNVRRQNFSFFTINNSSFATVDPSFRGLTVNGAADPRVAVTSTGKNGTAPGAAIFTPDKYPTFATAMPVARYAEAQLIVAEAKAAAGDLPGSVAAINAARATHTGLPAFDGTGQTAAQLKTQIIEERRRELFLEGHRLGDLRRYGLAFTPASGTAYAGGGNYGTETCFPLPDVERINNPSIAKGP